The following coding sequences lie in one Thalassoglobus polymorphus genomic window:
- a CDS encoding DEAD/DEAH box helicase — protein sequence MPKRKKHQRNSELPSAPLPLLMSQHPGLGKLLLEDEEFQDLLTDSNSNSNPGTLPTNGLEWIDAWNEVLDVFIREHHYADRLRSKRLKHKIEIQELVPTGEVRATDFVNKKKRQLKLSFNPLRLAYDCTCTCPSKGFCEHTYALVEHLKKELFDSDSKIFLQILGPDYSDLLRKQKRKELLQLINRVSQDSPSHLTISSEEDLSQPEERVRWNLKTAVEYGMHTMELHPVIQKETKRGGWSKGREIKLSTFLSTSPQNWSTVDRAIVDSIEQDEYEFYDPQVDFPSVFRALAGTDVFLVNRQPSELRIQELELIVIEDDNNYRLSTNVLEQRSQLKNPESFYSFSGGFMILDQKSQSATFIPASEAAIDLSNTIEVDNVSFRKDEKELFFEQLKILQQAFSVRLPEGMIDEERAIELELTLLLQMQKSGQLGVTICFTKPDGSLIYPGDGLGRETIQEDGKTIQLIRNLDTERQQALELERELGLSHFEKPADSRFRIEDQDAIFKLLTDIGDLVGQEKIKVVWHRASVKRFDILGHLTASNVRVQVKKNRDWFGLQGSCRIGNEEIALKDLLAGLRGESLNGLIEIQPGKWAAITEELKKSLQRLADVSLESRGSLRLDQSAAMAVAALEDAQIQMEADKAWNKNLARLRNASELSFDPPAALNCDLRDYQVEGFRWMARLSEWGMGGILADDMGLGKTVQTLAMLLQRVETGPALVIAPTSLGFNWQAECERFAPSLNPIQFRESNREELINSASEGDVIICSYGLALREAELLKTQKWGSLVLDEAQNIKNGNSKTSREIRKLKADWKIALTGTPIENHLGELWSILQAVAPGVLGGWEQFRKRFAAPIEKNQDEERRHALARVISPFVLRRTKKAVLKDLPDRDESNLFVELSDVERKRYDQMRLAAVSELDELSTVEFSQDQRFRVLQILTRLRQLSCHIGLLDETWTGSSAKLDLLMEKLEELKENGHRPLIFSQFTSHLGLIRQACDEKGFSYQYLDGQTTPRTRKNRVEKFQNGEGDAFLISLKAGGTGLNLTAADYVIHMDPWWNPAVEDQATDRAHRIGQTRNVMVYRIIAQGTIEEQILKLHEEKRDLVEGILAGAEAAGKLSTQQLAGLIRGETADMSIAKTE from the coding sequence GTGCCCAAGCGAAAAAAACATCAACGAAATTCTGAACTCCCTTCAGCCCCCCTGCCACTCCTGATGAGTCAGCATCCAGGCTTGGGGAAACTGCTTCTCGAAGATGAAGAATTTCAAGATCTCCTCACTGATTCGAACTCCAACTCCAATCCAGGCACTCTCCCGACAAACGGATTGGAATGGATCGACGCATGGAATGAGGTCTTAGACGTCTTCATTCGCGAACATCACTACGCCGACAGGCTGAGATCGAAAAGATTAAAACATAAAATCGAGATTCAAGAATTGGTCCCCACAGGTGAGGTGAGGGCAACCGATTTCGTCAACAAGAAAAAACGTCAACTCAAGCTCTCCTTCAACCCTCTTCGACTTGCATACGATTGCACATGCACCTGTCCCTCTAAAGGATTCTGCGAGCACACTTACGCACTGGTCGAACATCTTAAAAAAGAACTTTTCGACTCAGACTCAAAGATATTTTTGCAAATCCTCGGCCCCGATTATTCTGATTTACTACGGAAACAAAAACGAAAAGAACTCCTGCAATTAATCAATCGTGTCTCTCAAGACTCACCATCGCATCTCACGATCTCGAGTGAGGAAGATCTCTCGCAGCCTGAAGAACGAGTTCGCTGGAACTTAAAGACAGCTGTGGAGTACGGCATGCACACGATGGAATTACATCCGGTCATCCAAAAAGAGACAAAGCGAGGTGGTTGGTCAAAAGGTCGTGAAATCAAGCTGTCGACATTTCTAAGCACGTCGCCCCAGAATTGGTCCACTGTTGACCGTGCCATCGTCGACTCGATTGAACAAGATGAATATGAATTCTACGACCCTCAGGTTGATTTCCCATCCGTATTCCGCGCCCTTGCGGGAACCGACGTGTTTCTTGTCAACCGCCAACCATCAGAGTTAAGAATCCAGGAACTCGAACTCATCGTCATTGAAGATGACAACAACTACCGCCTCTCAACGAACGTCTTGGAACAACGCTCACAACTCAAAAACCCCGAGAGCTTCTACTCGTTCAGTGGTGGGTTTATGATCTTGGATCAGAAGTCGCAAAGTGCGACATTCATTCCTGCTTCGGAAGCCGCAATCGACCTTTCCAATACGATTGAAGTCGACAATGTCTCCTTTCGCAAAGATGAAAAGGAACTGTTCTTCGAGCAATTAAAAATCCTCCAGCAAGCGTTTTCGGTTCGTCTGCCCGAGGGGATGATTGATGAAGAACGAGCCATTGAACTTGAGCTGACACTCTTGCTGCAAATGCAAAAATCCGGGCAACTCGGTGTCACAATTTGCTTCACAAAACCTGACGGTTCATTGATCTACCCAGGCGATGGTCTGGGCCGTGAAACGATTCAGGAAGATGGAAAAACAATCCAACTTATCCGGAATCTCGACACCGAGCGACAACAGGCTCTCGAACTCGAGCGGGAACTTGGACTCTCCCACTTCGAGAAACCTGCTGATTCACGTTTTCGAATCGAAGATCAGGATGCCATCTTCAAATTATTGACGGACATCGGCGACCTCGTTGGTCAGGAGAAGATCAAAGTTGTTTGGCATCGAGCTTCTGTGAAGCGTTTTGATATCTTGGGACACCTGACTGCAAGTAACGTACGAGTACAGGTCAAAAAGAATCGAGACTGGTTCGGGCTTCAGGGAAGTTGCCGGATCGGGAACGAAGAAATCGCACTGAAAGACTTACTCGCTGGCCTGCGGGGTGAGTCGCTCAATGGACTCATCGAGATCCAGCCGGGTAAGTGGGCTGCCATCACGGAAGAGCTTAAAAAATCGCTCCAGCGACTCGCGGACGTCAGCCTGGAATCACGAGGATCGTTGCGTCTCGATCAGTCCGCAGCGATGGCGGTCGCTGCCCTTGAAGATGCTCAAATTCAAATGGAAGCTGATAAGGCGTGGAACAAAAACCTCGCTCGCCTCCGGAATGCTTCTGAGCTCAGCTTTGACCCACCGGCCGCCCTCAACTGCGATTTGCGCGATTATCAGGTGGAAGGCTTTCGCTGGATGGCGAGACTTTCGGAATGGGGGATGGGCGGGATTCTGGCCGACGACATGGGATTGGGGAAGACGGTCCAAACTCTTGCGATGTTACTACAGCGAGTTGAGACGGGGCCGGCGTTGGTCATCGCTCCAACTTCACTCGGCTTCAACTGGCAAGCTGAGTGTGAACGATTCGCTCCATCTCTTAATCCAATCCAGTTCCGCGAGTCCAACCGTGAAGAGTTAATAAACTCTGCCTCCGAAGGGGATGTGATCATTTGCAGCTACGGCCTGGCGTTGCGTGAAGCTGAATTATTGAAAACTCAGAAATGGGGATCACTCGTTCTTGATGAAGCCCAAAACATCAAAAACGGAAACAGTAAAACCTCTCGCGAAATCCGTAAGCTGAAAGCAGATTGGAAAATCGCCCTCACCGGTACCCCTATCGAAAACCACCTGGGAGAACTCTGGAGCATCCTTCAAGCGGTGGCACCGGGAGTGCTCGGCGGTTGGGAACAGTTTCGCAAACGCTTTGCTGCTCCCATCGAAAAAAACCAGGACGAAGAACGACGACACGCCCTCGCCCGAGTGATCTCTCCATTTGTTCTTCGACGTACCAAAAAAGCGGTTCTCAAAGACCTGCCCGACCGCGACGAATCGAATCTCTTTGTAGAGCTCTCAGACGTTGAGCGAAAACGTTACGACCAAATGCGACTCGCTGCGGTAAGTGAACTGGACGAGTTAAGCACCGTAGAATTCTCCCAGGATCAACGATTCCGCGTGCTGCAAATCCTTACTCGCTTACGTCAGCTTTCCTGCCACATCGGGCTTCTCGATGAAACCTGGACCGGCTCCTCTGCCAAGCTCGACTTGCTTATGGAGAAACTTGAAGAGTTGAAAGAAAACGGGCATCGTCCGCTCATCTTCAGCCAGTTCACTTCGCACCTCGGACTCATTCGCCAGGCCTGTGATGAAAAAGGATTCTCATACCAGTACCTTGATGGTCAAACAACGCCCAGAACCCGAAAAAACAGAGTCGAGAAGTTCCAGAACGGAGAGGGTGACGCTTTCCTGATCTCCCTGAAAGCTGGAGGAACGGGGTTGAACCTCACTGCTGCCGACTATGTGATTCACATGGACCCGTGGTGGAATCCTGCAGTCGAAGACCAGGCGACCGACCGTGCACACCGCATCGGGCAAACAAGAAATGTGATGGTCTATCGCATCATCGCGCAAGGAACGATCGAAGAACAAATCTTGAAACTCCACGAAGAAAAACGAGATCTGGTCGAGGGGATTCTCGCCGGTGCAGAAGCTGCTGGGAAACTGTCAACCCAGCAACTCGCTGGACTCATCCGTGGTGAAACTGCCGACATGAGCATAGCCAAAACAGAATGA
- a CDS encoding multiheme c-type cytochrome, whose product METPDTTLDQANNVEAGMPQRAWRQHITAFVFVSILGFFLAFWLSRPSQLSQLPVDRLQSLNQGWVDEKRCAECHEQAETFWETGHARTLLPVTDADSLKLLKQMNSFLESQGTPTSLHFDDETVLAVHERDGTTSQIRLDWCFGSGEHARTWVGTLTDSNGATDEVEFRWSWYHDIDGFDITPGQQQQAGSGYFGGLGLLFDAPKARKCFACHSSYLPVESGKIQTSELHAGVTCQRCHGPRQAHVESEGEVTDPFWKNATQLESIHRCAECHRRAEEQPEADVHKHNGNIARFQPVGLVQSPCFQGSQMTCLTCHDPHLTLKAQDSLGIWQCTQCHDGTESKHVLCSAGHETGCIDCHMPKIKMDSPLKFTDHWIRIRKESESSP is encoded by the coding sequence ATGGAGACACCTGACACGACTCTCGATCAAGCGAACAATGTTGAAGCTGGCATGCCACAGCGGGCATGGAGGCAGCACATCACAGCTTTTGTGTTTGTGTCGATTCTCGGTTTCTTTCTCGCTTTCTGGCTGAGTCGTCCATCGCAACTGTCACAACTTCCAGTCGATCGTCTGCAGTCTCTGAACCAAGGTTGGGTTGATGAAAAACGTTGTGCGGAGTGTCATGAACAGGCTGAAACTTTCTGGGAGACCGGACATGCTCGAACGCTACTCCCGGTCACTGATGCAGATTCGCTAAAGCTTCTGAAACAGATGAATTCCTTTCTTGAGTCACAGGGAACGCCGACGTCGCTGCATTTCGATGACGAGACAGTGTTAGCTGTGCATGAGCGGGATGGGACGACCAGCCAGATTCGGCTCGACTGGTGTTTCGGTTCAGGTGAACATGCCCGGACCTGGGTCGGAACATTAACCGACAGTAATGGAGCAACGGATGAAGTTGAATTTCGCTGGTCCTGGTATCATGACATTGATGGTTTCGACATCACTCCGGGACAGCAGCAGCAAGCAGGTTCAGGATATTTCGGCGGTCTGGGGCTTCTGTTTGATGCTCCTAAGGCGCGAAAGTGTTTTGCTTGTCACAGTAGTTACCTTCCTGTTGAATCAGGAAAAATCCAGACTTCTGAGTTGCACGCAGGAGTAACATGCCAGCGCTGTCATGGTCCTCGTCAAGCACATGTTGAATCTGAAGGTGAAGTGACTGATCCATTCTGGAAGAATGCAACTCAACTCGAATCGATACATCGCTGTGCCGAGTGTCATCGCCGGGCTGAGGAGCAACCGGAGGCTGATGTTCACAAACACAACGGCAACATCGCACGCTTTCAACCTGTCGGGCTGGTGCAATCGCCATGTTTTCAGGGTTCGCAAATGACCTGTCTGACTTGCCATGACCCACACCTCACGTTGAAGGCACAAGATTCCTTGGGCATTTGGCAGTGCACGCAATGTCATGATGGGACAGAGTCGAAGCACGTTCTCTGTTCGGCGGGCCACGAAACTGGCTGCATCGACTGTCATATGCCGAAAATCAAAATGGATAGTCCCCTGAAGTTTACCGATCACTGGATTCGCATTCGAAAAGAAAGCGAGTCATCACCATGA